A stretch of the Drosophila gunungcola strain Sukarami unplaced genomic scaffold, Dgunungcola_SK_2 000090F, whole genome shotgun sequence genome encodes the following:
- the LOC128265039 gene encoding nucleolar complex protein 4 homolog B isoform X2, with the protein MKRLAGKQDEDMGEPLAKMRLQSKANSLLNAKNVDTKALEGFVRLLDSPENGVPAGEIMSVLEVIFKNLLKRSEKSTPAVHKLYEETWVLLRQNLLVDSECSVAVKVCMQLIKVEAKYPLAPKKGWPTHRIREILETLLNADETPTNALTNYSKYCKNLDVLEVTLKQVLKLVPKEDFKDIPVRAMNFLSIVNLLDLGKTVLSTADYHVESAKSQTFDLEPNKTRLNDLWLAIMNKSSEVDEKLHRQLLVVLLERIINHLNDPIQLTDFLMDSLHQFDGPIALLALQGIFTLMQKQNITYPDVYEKLYNMFYPRMFYNKYKARLFYLADIFLTSTHLPENLVAAFVKRLARLALQSPTEDAVIMIRFVCNLLLRHTGLQKLIRASHASVDEVSDPYNETETDPVKSGAINSSLWEITLLQKHAVPEVANAARFINSSLPVMEFDLAPLLDRKECNVFDDELQSKAKQFALNYERPANLALPKHEFVTKYWELI; encoded by the exons ATGAAGAGATTGGCTGGAAAACAAGACGAGGACATGGGCGAGCCTTTGGCCAAAATGCGACTACAGTCCAAGGCGAATTCCCTGCTCAATGCCAAAAATGTGGACACCAAAGCGCTTGAGGGATTCGTTCGACTATTG GATAGCCCTGAAAATGGTGTGCCAGCTGGCGAAATAATGAGTGTGCTGGAGGTGATATTCAAGAACCTGCTGAAGCGCAGTGAAAAAAGTACCCCGGCAGTTCACAAATTGTACGAGGAAACTTGGGTGCTCCTCAGGCAAAATCTTCTTGTGGATTCCGAGTGCTCCGTGGCTGTAAAAGTATGCATGCAACTGATCAAAGTGGAGGCCAAGTATCCCCTGGCACCGAAAAAAGGTTGGCCCACGCACAGAATTCGGGAAATACTGGAAACCCTCTTAAATGCCGATGAGACACCCACCAATGCGCTGACAAACTACAGCAAATACTGCAAAAATCTCGATGTCTTGGAGGTCACGCTCAAGCAAGTACTGAAGCTAGTGCCCAAGGAGGACTTCAAGGACATTCCCGTGAGGGCCATGAACTTTCTTTCGATTGTAAACCTTCTGGATCTGGGAAAAACAGTGCTTAGCACGGCGGATTATCATGTAGAAAGCGCCAAATCGCAGACTTTTGACCTCGAACCAAATAAGACAAGATTGAACGATCTCTGGTTGGCCATAATGAACAAAAGCAGCGAAGTGGACGAGAAGCTGCACCGCCAATTGCTGGTGGTTCTGCTGGAACGCATTATCAACCACCTAAACGATCCCATACAGTTAACCGACTTTCTCATGGACTCACTGCATCAGTTTG ATGGCCCCATTGCATTGCTGGCCCTGCAGGGCATCTTCACGCTCATGCAAAAGCAGAACATCACCTATCCGGATGTGTACGAGAAGCTGTACAACATGTTCTATCCGCGCATGTTCTACAACAAGTACAAGGCTCGCCTCTTTTACTTGGCCGACATCTTCCTCACCTCCACCCATTTGCCGGAGAACCTAGTGGCGGCATTTGTGAAGCGCCTCGCGCGCTTGGCCCTGCAATCGCCCACCGAAGATGCCGTCATCATGATCCGCTTCGTTTGCAATCTGTTGTTAAGGCACACGGGCCTCCAGAAGCTGATACGCGCCAGTCATGCGTCGGTTGACGAAGTCAGCGATCCCTACAACGAAACCGAAACGGATCCCGTCAAATCGGGAGCCATCAATAGCTCGCTGTGGGAGATCACGCTGCTGCAGAAGCACGCTGTTCCGGAAGTGGCCAATGCGGCCCGGTTCATCAACTCCTCGCTGCCCGTCATGGAGTTCGATTTGGCACCGCTTCTGGACAGGAAAGAGTGCAAT GTTTTCGACGACGAATTGCAATCGAAGGCCAAGCAGTTTGCCCTGAACTACGAGCGTCCCGCCAATTTGGCCCTGCCCAAACACGAGTTCGTCACCAAATACTGGGAGCTCATCTAG
- the LOC128265039 gene encoding nucleolar complex protein 4 homolog B isoform X1, protein MKRLAGKQDEDMGEPLAKMRLQSKANSLLNAKNVDTKALEGFVRLLKDSPENGVPAGEIMSVLEVIFKNLLKRSEKSTPAVHKLYEETWVLLRQNLLVDSECSVAVKVCMQLIKVEAKYPLAPKKGWPTHRIREILETLLNADETPTNALTNYSKYCKNLDVLEVTLKQVLKLVPKEDFKDIPVRAMNFLSIVNLLDLGKTVLSTADYHVESAKSQTFDLEPNKTRLNDLWLAIMNKSSEVDEKLHRQLLVVLLERIINHLNDPIQLTDFLMDSLHQFDGPIALLALQGIFTLMQKQNITYPDVYEKLYNMFYPRMFYNKYKARLFYLADIFLTSTHLPENLVAAFVKRLARLALQSPTEDAVIMIRFVCNLLLRHTGLQKLIRASHASVDEVSDPYNETETDPVKSGAINSSLWEITLLQKHAVPEVANAARFINSSLPVMEFDLAPLLDRKECNVFDDELQSKAKQFALNYERPANLALPKHEFVTKYWELI, encoded by the exons ATGAAGAGATTGGCTGGAAAACAAGACGAGGACATGGGCGAGCCTTTGGCCAAAATGCGACTACAGTCCAAGGCGAATTCCCTGCTCAATGCCAAAAATGTGGACACCAAAGCGCTTGAGGGATTCGTTCGACTATTG AAGGATAGCCCTGAAAATGGTGTGCCAGCTGGCGAAATAATGAGTGTGCTGGAGGTGATATTCAAGAACCTGCTGAAGCGCAGTGAAAAAAGTACCCCGGCAGTTCACAAATTGTACGAGGAAACTTGGGTGCTCCTCAGGCAAAATCTTCTTGTGGATTCCGAGTGCTCCGTGGCTGTAAAAGTATGCATGCAACTGATCAAAGTGGAGGCCAAGTATCCCCTGGCACCGAAAAAAGGTTGGCCCACGCACAGAATTCGGGAAATACTGGAAACCCTCTTAAATGCCGATGAGACACCCACCAATGCGCTGACAAACTACAGCAAATACTGCAAAAATCTCGATGTCTTGGAGGTCACGCTCAAGCAAGTACTGAAGCTAGTGCCCAAGGAGGACTTCAAGGACATTCCCGTGAGGGCCATGAACTTTCTTTCGATTGTAAACCTTCTGGATCTGGGAAAAACAGTGCTTAGCACGGCGGATTATCATGTAGAAAGCGCCAAATCGCAGACTTTTGACCTCGAACCAAATAAGACAAGATTGAACGATCTCTGGTTGGCCATAATGAACAAAAGCAGCGAAGTGGACGAGAAGCTGCACCGCCAATTGCTGGTGGTTCTGCTGGAACGCATTATCAACCACCTAAACGATCCCATACAGTTAACCGACTTTCTCATGGACTCACTGCATCAGTTTG ATGGCCCCATTGCATTGCTGGCCCTGCAGGGCATCTTCACGCTCATGCAAAAGCAGAACATCACCTATCCGGATGTGTACGAGAAGCTGTACAACATGTTCTATCCGCGCATGTTCTACAACAAGTACAAGGCTCGCCTCTTTTACTTGGCCGACATCTTCCTCACCTCCACCCATTTGCCGGAGAACCTAGTGGCGGCATTTGTGAAGCGCCTCGCGCGCTTGGCCCTGCAATCGCCCACCGAAGATGCCGTCATCATGATCCGCTTCGTTTGCAATCTGTTGTTAAGGCACACGGGCCTCCAGAAGCTGATACGCGCCAGTCATGCGTCGGTTGACGAAGTCAGCGATCCCTACAACGAAACCGAAACGGATCCCGTCAAATCGGGAGCCATCAATAGCTCGCTGTGGGAGATCACGCTGCTGCAGAAGCACGCTGTTCCGGAAGTGGCCAATGCGGCCCGGTTCATCAACTCCTCGCTGCCCGTCATGGAGTTCGATTTGGCACCGCTTCTGGACAGGAAAGAGTGCAAT GTTTTCGACGACGAATTGCAATCGAAGGCCAAGCAGTTTGCCCTGAACTACGAGCGTCCCGCCAATTTGGCCCTGCCCAAACACGAGTTCGTCACCAAATACTGGGAGCTCATCTAG
- the LOC128265045 gene encoding pickpocket protein 28, giving the protein MRVPRKRRHALFWSQQNRPKPQPTNHCISLATWRRILSRNTDEFCRSTTIHGLKYINNSKLRNIDRLFFGIALLAVLSFAIYLIQDAFDKWNTTPVIVGIDPELTSITNEPFPAVTICNLNQALAKRVQLLANDSAELAMLQLLCRRKVDVEMVNGNACNWEEFIINISQPCKSMVINCRFGADDYECGRLFHPIVTDEGLCCVFNMLHPRFMYRKSVPYSHRNISLPAGFQSVNWHAESGYRKRGSQQQDADSPLHPRRAQGTGESLGLSLTLDVQADAYYCSSSSSVGFKVALHSPNESPNVRETGVLLAPGMETKLRIDPAKILTEKHLRHVQRQSRRCLFRNELKLRWFAHYTQRNCVAECLSGWLIRHCGCVAFYMPRLNRNDTVCSLRQRDCVELIRFRTIVAMESCLEECLPSCFDLTFSGIAYSTRISRMPLHFGWNFTDSYVERSVAVVNMYFMDPTFRAHKQTEFIGFSDFLSCVGGLMGLFLGFSFLSIAECVYFALIRPCRTCSEMRQLGQQQDVNPKKVQIRYISPANWFQAELAHHQQPHRQHFNPA; this is encoded by the exons ATGCGAGTGCCACGTAAACGCCGACACGCTCTGTTTTGGAGCCAACAAAATCGACCGAAGCCGCAGCCAACAAATCACTGCATTTCGCTGGCCACTTGGAGGCGAATCCTGTCCAGAAACACGGATGAGTTCtgtcgcagtaccacaattcATGGATTGAAGTATATCAACAACAGCAAACTGCGGAACATTGATAG GCTGTTTTTCGGCATAGCCCTGTTGGCGGTGCTCTCCTTCGCCATTTACCTGATACAGGACGCCTTCGATAAGTGGAACACCACGCCGGTGATAGTGGGCATCGATCCAGAGCTAACTTCCATTACCAACGAGCCCTTTCCGGCGGTCACCATCTGCAATTTAAACCAGGCTCTGGCCAAAAGGGTCCAACTCTTGGCCAACGATTCCGCGGAGCTTGCAATGCTGCAGTTGCTCTGTCGTCGCAAGGTGGATGTCGAAATGGTCAACGGAAATGCTTGCAACTGGGAGGAGTTTATAATCAAT ATTTCACAGCCCTGCAAGTCAATGGTGATTAACTGCCGATTTGGCGCCGATGATTACGAATGTGGGCGTTTGTTCCACCCAATTGTGACCGATGAAGGTCTATGTTGTGTTTTTAATATGCTGCATCCAAGGTTTATGTACCGAAAAAG CGTTCCCTATTCGCATCGCAACATTAGCCTGCCCGCGGGCTTCCAATCGGTCAACTGGCACGCGGAATCGGGCTATCGCAAGCGGGGCTCCCAGCAGCAGGATGCGGACAGTCCGCTGCACCCACGACGAGCCCAGGGCACTGGCGAATCGCTGGGGCTGTCGCTCACGCTGGACGTGCAGGCGGATGCCTACTACTGCTCCTCGTCCAGCAGCGTTGGCTTCAAGGTCGCCCTGCACAGTCCCAATGAGTCGCCCAATGTGCGCGAGACCGGCGTGCTGTTGGCGCCCGGAATGGAGACCAAACTGCGCATAGATCCGGCCAAAATCCTGACCGAGAAGCATCTGCGCCATGTGCAGCGACAGAGCAGGCGGTGTTTGTTCCGCAACGAGCTGAAACTGCGCTGGTTTGCCCACTACACTCAGAGAAACTGCGTGGCCGAGTGCCTGTCGGGCTGGCTAATACGCCACTGCGGCTGCGTGGCCTTCTACATGCCGCGATTGAACCGCAACGACACCGTCTGCTCGCTGCGCCAGCGGGACTGTGTGGAGCTCATCCGGTTCAGGACCATTGTGGCCATGGAGTCGTGTCTGGAGGAGTGCCTGCCCTCGTGCTTCGATCTCACCTTCAGTGGCATCGCCTACTCCACGCGGATATCGCGAATGCCATTGCACTTCGGCTGGAACTTCACCGACTCGTATGTGGAGCGCAGCGTGGCCGTGGTCAATATGTACTTCATGGATCCCACTTTCAGGGCCCACAAGCAGACCGAGTTCATTGGCTTCTCCGATTTTTTGT CTTGCGTTGGCGGACTCATGGGCCTGTTCCTGGGCTTCAGCTTCCTCTCCATTGCCGAGTGCGTGTACTTTGCCCTCATACGTCCCTGTCGCACTTGCTCGGAGATGCGGCAACTCGGCCAGCAACAGGATGTGAACCCAAAGAAGGTACAAATCAGATACATTTCACCGGCCAATTGGTTTCAGGCCGAACTGGCCCATCATCAGCAGCCGCACAGGCAGCACTTTAATCCTGCTTAA